In the genome of Lathyrus oleraceus cultivar Zhongwan6 chromosome 4, CAAS_Psat_ZW6_1.0, whole genome shotgun sequence, the window ATAAAACGAGCACatcaggttaaactacgtgaaccgtagattaataaaactgacgTCTTCAAGCTCGATTTCGAATTTTTTTGCCAGGTAATTTCACGTATATTTGAAAATTAATTCAACTAGTTTGTTTGTAGATCGGAAAATTTATTTTGGTCAACATTTTAAGCATTAGGCgagatgaaatgcatgttatgctacGTAGATGATGCGAATGTCATGATGAATGTAATGATTTATTTAATAAGGGGGAAAATTGGGGCATGGCAGTTAGAAAGATGAAAATTTGGATTTTTCGAAGGGAAATCGGGAAATTGGTTTTGTTGCACCATACcaatcaaagaaggttttaaCCTAAAATTACTAGCCGCAATTGGTAGGTGCACAATACTACAATGTGGTTCCTCTTCGGTGGGATTTTCATAATCCTTAAGGGGCTTAGTATCAATCGGATCGACCATAGCTTGTAATATAAGATTTCAGGGGTCTCGAGTAAGAAACACTCGATTTTGTGTACGGGCTCAACTAAGTTACCCACAGAATGAGTTCTTCGCATACAAGTGCACATTTATGCGAAGTAATAAAAGATATCAAACAACAAAGACCAATGGTTTAAGTACCAAATTATATCCTATCGATGTATATCTAGAGAAATTGAAAATATGGATATTGGTAAAACAACTTAAAAGAAAAGAACTTAATACAAAACAACTTATTTGAATAATCAGTGAAATCTCAAATGGGGTAAGCGGGACCTGGGGTTATGGTTCTTACTCTAACACAATTGCACGATCCATGTCACATATATTACGATAATTCCACTTAAATTATAGAAAATAGATAAATATGGACAATATCTGCTTTCACCAATGCATTGCCCTATTAACGATGAATAATCCGCCTGCTTTCTCACGACTAGATTATTCTTCGACAATTCGTTACTTTTTATCACCTATATAGTTTTCTCAAATTCGtcaaagcgctttcgctgtattgGACTCAGTTGTTTAAAAATCTGCACTCTGGTATCGACACATATCCTTTCAGACTATGGCCGGTACCTGAGAATCACTTACTTTTGTAACGAAGTTGGAATGCATGAACTCGTATTATAAAATAAGTTTAGCCTAAAATTCTTGTTATCGATAGTGATAGATCATACAAGAGGCCATAAGATAATCCCCAAAACCCTAGTCCCTAATGAACTACCCATTCATGGTGAGGGCAAACATAATCAAATTGGTATTTATCATCAAGTTAATATCAAACATTTATAATATATGAACAATTGAAGAAGAATGAATAATAAAACCTGAATTAAGATTAACTTTCTGCAATAAAATCTGGATCCTAAAACTTATAACAGACTATGAGTTTTATAGAGAAAAAAGTAAATAATACACAAAATCCTTGGTTCAATGACTATTCAATCAAATTTACAACATATCAAATATTTCCTAAGATCcacaataaaataaaatcaatctaaATATGGAAACAAAATAAATCTTGCTCACCCTCCTGCTACGACCCATAGCAGCTGACATAGATGGCCTGTAACAGGTCTCTAACTTTTGTAAGGGAGTGGGGAAAAGGGGAGCGCCTAGGGTTTCTACTACTACGACTTGTAGCAGTTGCTATGTGTGGCCGTATCAGCTCCCTGGTTTTACTATGGACAAAATTTATCTTTTGTCGTTTCTCCTTGTTTTGCTTATCCTTGATCATCTTTGTATTAGATGCTCATTAGGCCATGAAAGTAGCAAGAACAGACAAACCAAAGCATAAAACATGGTAATTAGAAGTAAATCGAACAAAAGGTGATTAAAGAATAAGAGAAAATGACTAGAAATAACGATGCGAAGACCACTTATCAATGGATCAAAGAGAGAATGTGAGATTATGGAAAACACGAGAATCATAAGTCGATTCCTAGAGACGATGCCAATATTCTATTGTAGAACCATAATTGATTGTTGAATCGGTGGTTGCATTGGATAACAGTGGATATGAGCTTCTCATGTAACGGAGGAAGGACTGGCCTTCAAGATTAGCAGTCTAACACTCAAGTTAGTATGTGAGAGAGAATAATGAatggaaattgagtttgaaatTGTGTACCTGAATTTTTCAGGGTCATCTTTTACATAGTGGGGTGGTTATAAGAACTTATTATTTGCTAATCGTGTGATGCAAAGATCCCTTTGATGTATCTTGAATTTAGATCGCCTATACTTTTCCAAATGATAGTTCTCCCGTGCTGCAAATACTTCAAACGAATTGTAACTCCCTCTGAGTGGTCGGTCGATGACCATTTTGGTCGGCCCGAAACAACAAGAAAATGCTAATGTTAAGGATTGAACTATGGACCTACAACTTACAAACGTTTGGCTTAATTAATacatgcaacaacaacaacaaagtcTTGTCGCACTAGGTGGGGTCGGCTACATAGATCAACTTTCACCATAATGTTCTATCAAAGATCATGCTTCTATCTAAATCATTAATATCGAGATCTTTCTTAATAACTTCTCTTATAGTCTTTCTAGGTCTTTCTCTTCCTCAAATTGTTTGCCTTCTCTCCATATGGTCTACTCTTCTCACTACAGAACCTACCTGTCTTCACTCTACATGTCCAAACCACCTAAGTCTATTTTCCATCATCTTCTATACTATAAGAACTACCTCGATACCCTCACTAATATTTTCATTTCTAATTTTATCTTGCCGGGTCTTACCACACATACACTGTAACATCTTCATCTCTGCTACACTTCTTTATACTCGTGATGATTCTTAACCGCCCAACATTAGGTCCCGTACAAAATCGTAGGTCACACCGCAGTCCGATAAAATTTTCCCTTCAACTTGAGCGGTACCTTTGCATCACATAAACACCAGATGTTTTTCCTCCATTTCAATCACCCAACTTGAATTTGATGGTTTTCACCCCTTCTACATTTCCATCATTTTGAATTCGATGGTTTACATCTCACATGGATcaatttaataaaaaataaaatcattttAATTTATAAAACTTTCTAAATTTAAACAAAATAGAAAAAGAATTGAAAAATCCAATTAATTTAtatttatgaaaattttaataaaataaagtTCAAAAGGAAAAATTAAATATTGAATAAAAATGTCCAAAATCAAGAAACTGTGATATTATGTTATAAATTCATGAGTAATTCTTTATTATTAAAGTTGTTGATTTTAAAAGTATGAGCAACTTATTTATATCAGTATATTATAAAAAATACAAAGAACTTTGACTATCTTAAAAATATCAATTACTTATTTGCATAAATTAATCTTTTAACTTACTTTTACTATTTTAAAAGTATCAATAACTTATTTGcataaattaattttttaatatagaaaaaaaataacttttattattttaaaataagttatcataaaaattatttttaaaattcaaaaaataattaCTTTTTCTAGTGGCCAATAGAATTCTAAATGAATCTTTATGGAATAAGTTGATGAACACAATCCACAATTAAATTTTTTATCTGATCTTTTTGTTGCTATAAAATCTTATGATTGTGTTGAATTTGCACCACCACATTTTCACACACCCAATTGGAAAATGCAGTCTCTACAATCATTTGTTTCCATTTTAATATTTGTAGTTCTTGCGTTTGATGTTTGTGAATCCGGTGATTGTAACAATCCCTTGAAGAGCATTACTGTTGGTCAATCAGGCAAAACAGATTTTAAGACAATTCAAAGTGCCATTGATTCTGTCCCAGCAGGAAATTCTCAATGGATTCATATCCAAATTTCTTCTGGTGTTTACAAGTATATTCTTCCTTTTCAACTATTAATATATCTAACATTTTTATCATATACATTGAATTATTGATGATACGAATTTCATTATATTCTTTGTGCAATATATCCAGAGAGCATGTCTTAATTCCCAAAAACAAACCATGCATTTATCTTGAAGGAGCTGGTAGTCAGTCTACAAGTATAGAATGGGGCTCTCATGAGAATGCTACTTTCGATATAAAAGGAAGCAATACTGTTGCAAAGGGCATAACTTTTACGGTAaattatttatatataataattttATAAGCATAATAGTTATTGAATTAATCCATTTTTTATACTCTATGTATTCATAGAATACGCTAAACAGCCCCGTATTATCAAACGCCATTGCCGTCACACAAGCCAAAGCTGCCAAAATCCATGCAGATAAATGTGCTTTCTATAGTTGTTCTTTTCTTGGGGTGCAAGATACAATAAACGATGACGATGGTCGCCATTACTACAAAAACTGTTACATCCAAGGTTCAACCGATTTCATATATGGGAATGGTCAATCACTCTTTGAGGTGAAATACAATCAAATTTATTTTTGCTCGTCGTTTTATAATAACAAAATATCATTAATCGCAAGTGATTTTCGTGGTCTCCTTCATAATTATGCAGGCAAGTACAATATATTTTTCAAACGGAAAATCTAGTCTGCACCAGGATGGGGTTATTACAGCACAATATAGAAATTCACCAAATGATCCAAGTGGGTTTGTGTTTAAAAATTGTAACATAAGTGGGACAGGATATAAGACTGAACTTGGAAGGCCTATGAGACCTTATGCAAGAGTCATCATAGCTTATTCTTACCTATCAGATGTTGTTAGACCTGAGGGTTGGAGTCAGTTCAAATATGTCGGCCAGGAGTAAGTTTTATTCTTACTAGTGAATCATCAAATTAACACTATCTTACATTATAAATATGAGAAATATTTTTTAACTGCAGAGAAAACCTTACTTTTGTGGAGGAGGGATGCACAGGACCTGGAGCAGACAAATCAAACCGCGTGAAATGGATGAAGAGTATGAGTGGACCTGAACTTGATAAATTCTTGAGTCTCTCTTTTATTGATCAAGATGGATGGATTTCCAAATTGCCACCTAGCATATTCCATTAAATGCTTAATACTttgaatgaaaaaaaaattagATTAAAGTATTAGCAGGCTGATCAGTTAAAGTTCAATGCTAAAGAGAGTTACATGTGGTTGCTTTTGTTGCAAGTCATCACAACAATGTCCAGTTACTAAGTTACTTGAAGTTAGTTAGCTAGAAAGGTAAGAAGTAAGTTATTATATGCAGTTATGTAGATTAGAGCAAGTGTCAATAATATGTACATGAATAAGAATGTATTATGCTTCATTATCAGTTGAGTTGAATAAAATTCTCCATAATATTTTCAGGACTTCCTTCTCTCTTTCATTTTGCTCCAAGAGTTCACTTATTTTTTATGGTATTAGAGCTCAATAATTTATCTATACTTGAGATTTCTTTGATGTGGTCTGCAATCGTGATCTTCAACCTGTAAAGATTGTTGGTACAcaagattgaagatgaagaagatgatggaagagaaaaagagagaaaaaCTCTAACTAACTTTCTTTCACAACAGAATCAGTTATAATGAATATGATTATATTCTAACTGAAATGCAAATTCAGTTTATATACACATACAGAATCTGAAATGAAATTTAGATACAAATCAAATTAACTCTAAACTCACATCACACTTAAATGAAATGTAACTAACtatttgaatttgaattataCTTTAACACCATCCCTTAATCTGCATTCAAGACTAAAATCAACAACATCGATTTCATCCCTCAAATGGATAAAGTGTCCAGTCTTGATTGTTTTGGTCAGAACATCTGTCAGCTTCTTCTGAGTGCTACATTGAGCAATTTCAAGTACTCCATTTTGAACCTGGGATCGCAGAAAATGGAACTTCATgtcaatgtgcttgcttctttcaTGCATCCCTGGATTCTTGGTAAGgcttgttgtcaatcatcaactCCACAGGCTTGGTCACTTTGATATTTAGATCCTGCAACAAGTTCAGAATCCAAACAACTTGACAAACAGACAAAGCACTTGTAATGTACTCAGCTTCACAGATTGACAATGCAACCactggttgcttcttggagcaCCAAGAAATGGAACCTCCCAGATACTTGAAGAAATATACAgaagtacttcttctgtcaactttgtctccacaccaatcagagtcTGAATAACATATCAGCTATGAATCAGATTTAGCATCAGAggggaacaaaactccatacttcatAATCTCTTTAATGCACCTTATTGTCCTGACAACAACTTGGTAATGTGATCAGTTTTGTTTGTTCATAAACCTACTCACTATTCCAACTACAAAGCAAATGTCAAGTATGGTATTACTAAGATATCTCAATGACAC includes:
- the LOC127135607 gene encoding probable pectinesterase 29 isoform X2; this translates as MQSLQSFVSILIFVVLAFDVCESGDCNNPLKSITVGQSGKTDFKTIQSAIDSVPAGNSQWIHIQISSGVYKEHVLIPKNKPCIYLEGAGSQSTSIEWGSHENATFDIKGSNTVAKGITFTNTLNSPVLSNAIAVTQAKAAKIHADKCAFYSCSFLGVQDTINDDDGRHYYKNCYIQGSTDFIYGNGQSLFEASTIYFSNGKSSLHQDGVITAQYRNSPNDPSGFVFKNCNISGTGYKTELGRPMRPYARVIIAYSYLSDVVRPEGWSQFKYVGQEENLTFVEEGCTGPGADKSKRVKWMKSMSGPELDKFLSLSFIVQEGWISKLPASVFH
- the LOC127135607 gene encoding probable pectinesterase 29 isoform X4 encodes the protein MQSLQSFVSILIFVVLAFDVCESGDCNNPLKSITVGQSGKTDFKTIQSAIDSVPAGNSQWIHIQISSGVYKEHVLIPKNKPCIYLEGAGSQSTSIEWGSHENATFDIKGSNTVAKGITFTNTLNSPVLSNAIAVTQAKAAKIHADKCAFYSCSFLGVQDTINDDDGRHYYKNCYIQGSTDFIYGNGQSLFEASTIYFSNGKSSLHQNGVITAQYRNSPNDPSGFVFKNCNISGTGYKTELGRPMRPYARVIIAYSYLSDVVRPEGWSQFKYVGHEENLTFVEEGCTGPGADKSKRVKWMKSMSGPELDKFLSLSFIVQEGWISKLPASVFH
- the LOC127135607 gene encoding probable pectinesterase 29 isoform X1, with the protein product MQSLQSFVSILIFVVLAFDVCESGDCNNPLKSITVGQSGKTDFKTIQSAIDSVPAGNSQWIHIQISSGVYKEHVLIPKNKPCIYLEGAGSQSTSIEWGSHENATFDIKGSNTVAKGITFTNTLNSPVLSNAIAVTQAKAAKIHADKCAFYSCSFLGVQDTINDDDGRHYYKNCYIQGSTDFIYGNGQSLFEASTIYFSNGKSSLHQDGVITAQYRNSPNDPSGFVFKNCNISGTGYKTELGRPMRPYARVIIAYSYLSDVVRPEGWSQFKYVGQEENLTFVEEGCTGPGADKSNRVKWMKSMSGPELDKFLSLSFIDQDGWISKLPPSIFH